One genomic window of Ruminococcus gauvreauii includes the following:
- a CDS encoding chromate transporter has product MKSNEREAGIKGMRGKIKLWMWLSGINLFISAFTFGGGYVVVPMIRKYFVFQKKLFSEEELMNMAAIAQSSPGAIAVNLSVLAGYRAAGVPGIVISGISAVIPPLVILSVISAWYAAFAANTLIAAVLKGMQAGVAALIVDFVADMTAMVLKENSLLLTVMMPASFAACFIFKINVALILVVCCCLCAAQVRFRKER; this is encoded by the coding sequence ATGAAAAGCAATGAAAGGGAAGCGGGGATAAAAGGAATGCGGGGAAAAATTAAATTGTGGATGTGGCTTTCGGGGATCAATCTGTTTATCAGTGCATTCACGTTCGGAGGCGGTTATGTGGTCGTTCCGATGATTCGAAAATACTTTGTTTTTCAGAAGAAACTGTTCAGCGAAGAGGAACTGATGAATATGGCGGCGATCGCCCAGTCCTCGCCGGGGGCCATCGCTGTGAATCTGTCTGTGCTGGCCGGATACCGTGCGGCCGGTGTGCCCGGAATCGTAATCAGCGGAATCTCGGCGGTGATACCCCCGCTGGTCATCTTGTCAGTAATCTCTGCATGGTATGCGGCATTTGCGGCAAATACCCTGATTGCAGCAGTCTTAAAAGGAATGCAGGCAGGGGTCGCCGCACTGATCGTAGATTTTGTGGCAGATATGACGGCTATGGTTCTGAAAGAAAACTCGCTGCTGCTGACTGTTATGATGCCTGCGTCATTTGCCGCATGCTTTATTTTTAAGATCAACGTCGCCTTGATCCTGGTTGTCTGCTGCTGCCTGTGTGCGGCGCAGGTTCGGTTCAGAAAGGAGCGGTGA
- a CDS encoding chromate transporter has translation MSAWQLFIAFFQIGLFSIGGGYAVIPLIQEQVVASHAWVSQQTFADIITISQMTPGPLAVNTSTFIGLQVAGIPGAMLATLGCVISGVVISSALYGFLKKHQKSVYVLEIFKGLKAASSGLIASAAVTILMVAFTGDAQWMNGSSVDWMAVAVFLASLFCLKKWKLNPIKVIVVTGILGGIIG, from the coding sequence ATGAGCGCATGGCAGCTTTTTATCGCATTTTTTCAGATTGGACTGTTCAGTATAGGGGGAGGATATGCGGTTATCCCGTTGATTCAGGAGCAGGTGGTTGCAAGTCATGCATGGGTGTCTCAGCAGACATTTGCGGATATCATTACCATTTCTCAGATGACGCCGGGACCGCTGGCGGTTAACACGTCAACCTTTATCGGATTGCAGGTGGCAGGGATACCGGGGGCAATGCTGGCGACTCTCGGCTGTGTTATCTCCGGAGTTGTGATTTCTTCCGCATTATACGGATTTCTGAAGAAACACCAGAAATCCGTATATGTACTGGAGATTTTTAAGGGGCTGAAAGCAGCTTCATCAGGCCTTATCGCATCGGCCGCGGTTACAATACTGATGGTGGCATTTACAGGAGATGCACAGTGGATGAACGGGAGCAGTGTTGACTGGATGGCTGTGGCAGTCTTTCTGGCGTCTCTTTTCTGTCTGAAAAAATGGAAACTGAATCCGATCAAAGTGATCGTGGTGACCGGCATCCTCGGAGGTATCATCGGGTAA
- a CDS encoding TIGR04076 family protein: MKKVRITVLKTTLDQELAAEYGIEGLTACPMLKEGQVFFADYAKPDGLCDEAWKAIYQYVFALSHGLKTELFYYGDWIRKPGVAICSCNDGLRPVIFKLEATDEESVIDYAPVR, from the coding sequence ATGAAAAAAGTAAGAATCACAGTACTAAAAACCACCCTGGACCAAGAATTAGCCGCAGAATACGGCATCGAAGGCCTGACCGCCTGTCCGATGCTTAAAGAAGGTCAGGTGTTTTTCGCTGATTACGCCAAACCCGATGGTCTCTGCGATGAGGCATGGAAAGCAATCTATCAATACGTATTTGCTCTGTCACACGGTCTGAAGACGGAACTGTTCTACTACGGAGACTGGATCAGAAAACCGGGCGTCGCCATCTGCAGCTGCAATGACGGCCTGCGGCCCGTAATCTTCAAACTGGAAGCTACCGACGAAGAATCTGTGATCGATTATGCCCCTGTGCGCTGA